One Vigna unguiculata cultivar IT97K-499-35 chromosome 7, ASM411807v1, whole genome shotgun sequence genomic region harbors:
- the LOC114192745 gene encoding alpha-(1,4)-fucosyltransferase yields MPVPPKPINTFTITIMLTFTFFLLFFSGFLQFPSAATSFPPVTRSISPQPAQPFTDLVGAFRKWDSQVGCARFKEKPNGVPLNQSKVASLQEIGNCAGLKLNHVSVLVKGWTWIPDNLDNLYSCTCGLSCLWSKSPVLADKPDALLFETTTPPVQRHTGEPLRVYMDLEAGRRRSGQEDIYISYHAEDDVQSTYAGALFHSGRNYHVSSDKNRDILVYWSSSRCLSQRNELAKKLLNLLPHHSFGKCLNNVGGLDAALSLYPECANDANVTPKWWDHLHCAMSHYKFVLAIENTFTESYVTEKLFYALDSGAVPIYFGAPNVMDFVPPHSIIDGRKFKSLEELASYVKAVANDPVAYAEYHAWRRCGVLGNYGKTRAMSLDTLPCRLCEAVSRRGGRNARR; encoded by the exons ATGCCAGTTCCTCCCAAACCCATCAACACCTTCACCATAACTATCATGCTCACCTTCACCTttttcctcctcttcttctccGGCTTCCTCCAATTCCCCTCCGCCGCCACCTCTTTCCCTCCCGTCACCCGCTCCATCTCGCCGCAGCCTGCTCAACCCTTCACTGATCTGGTGGGGGCCTTCAGGAAATGGGACTCGCAAGTGGGTTGCGCACGCTTCAAAGAGAAACCAAACGGGGTGCCCTTAAACCAGTCAAAGGTCGCATCTTTGCAGGAGATTGGAAACTGTGCGGGGTTGAAACTGAACCATGTCAGTGTCTTGGTTAAAGGGTGGACTTGGATTCCTGATAACTTGGATAACTTGTATTCGTGCACTTGTGGGTTGAGCTGCTTGTGGTCCAAATCGCCTGTTCTCGCCGACAAGCCTGATGCCTTGCTGTTTGAAACGACCACGCCTCCGGTTCAG AGACACACAGGAGAACCGCTTCGTGTATATATGGATCTTGAAGCTGGTAGAAGAAGATCAGGTCAAGaagatatatatattagttatcaTGCTGAAGATGATGTACAATCAACCTATGCCGGTGCACTCTTTCACAGTGGTCGAAACTATCACGTCTCCAGTGATAAAAACAGA GATATACTTGTTTATTGGTCTTCATCACGTTGTCTTTCTCAAAGGAACGAACTTGCCAAGAAACTCCTGAACTTACTGCCGCATCATTCATTTGGCAAGTGCCTAAATAATGTTGGTGGTCTAGACGCTGCTCTTTCTCTTTATCCCGAATGTGCAAACGATGCCAATGTTACCCCAAAATGGTGGGATCATTTACATTGTGCCATGTCTCACTACAAGTTTGTTCTTGCCATTGAGAACACTTTTACTGAGAGTTATGTAACAGAGAAGTTATTCTATGCCTTGGACTCTGGTGCAGTTCCAATCTATTTTGGTGCACCAAATGTGATGGATTTCGTTCCTCCACATTCAATCATAGATGGTAGAAAATTCAAGTCATTGGAAGAGTTGGCCTCGTATGTGAAGGCAGTTGCTAACGACCCAGTAGCCTATGCAGAATACCATGCATGGAGAAGGTGCGGTGTGTTGGGAAACTATGGAAAAACCCGAGCCATGAGCCTTGACACATTGCCATGCCGGTTATGTGAGGCTGTTAGCAGAAGAGGTGGAAGAAATGCAAGAAGATAG
- the LOC114191892 gene encoding sucrose transport protein-like → MDPLSATKHNKNFAKPSSLNMETPPADPSPLRKIMAVASIAAGVQFGWALQLSLLTPYVQLLGIPHSWASFIWLCGPVSGMLVQPIVGYHSDRCTSRFGRRRPFIAAGALAVAIAVFLIGYAADLGHIFGDSLAKKVRPRAIAIFVVGFWILDVANNMLQGPCRALLADLSAGDHRKTRNANSFFSFFMAVGNVLGYAAGSYSGLHHVFPFTKTKACNVYCANLKSCFFLSIALLLSLATIALTYVKEEPVASEKNSASVVEEDGSHGGMPCFGQLFGAFRELKRPMWILLLVTCLNWIAWFPFLLFDTDWMGREVYGGSVGEGKAYDRGVRAGSLGLMLNSLVLGATSLGVDVLARGVGGVKRLWGIVNFLLAICLAMTVLVTKMAAHSRQYTDLPGGIHEPLPPPAGVKAGALALFSVLGIPLAITYSIPFALASIFSTTSGAGQGLSLGVLNLAIVVPQMVVSVISGQWDKLFGGGNLPAFVLGAVAAAASGILSVILLPSPPPDLAKAATAAGEGSINESMMFVFLSKKEDVRFFFFV, encoded by the exons ATGGACCCTCTCTCTGCCACCAAACACAACAAGAATTTCGCCAAGCCTTCCTCCCTTAACATGGAGACTCCGCCGGCGGATCCCAGTCCCCTCCGGAAGATCATGGCTGTGGCATCCATCGCCGCAGGGGTGCAGTTCGGCTGGGCCCTGCAGCTCTCCCTCCTCACCCCCTACGTTCAGCTGCTGGGAATTCCCCACTCTTGGGCCTCCTTCATCTGGCTCTGCGGCCCAGTCTCCGGCATGCTGGTCCAGCCCATCGTCGGCTACCACAGCGACCGCTGCACTTCCCGCTTCGGCCGCCGCCGTCCCTTCATCGCCGCCGGAGCCCTGGCCGTTGCCATCGCCGTCTTTCTCATAGGCTACGCCGCCGACCTCGGCCACATTTTCGGCGACTCCCTCGCCAAGAAAGTCCGCCCACGCGCCATCGCCATCTTCGTCGTCGGCTTCTGGATCCTGGACGTCGCCAACAACATGCTCCAGGGCCCCTGCCGTGCCCTCCTCGCCGACCTCTCCGCCGGCGACCACCGAAAAACGCGCAACGCCaactccttcttctccttcttcatgGCCGTAGGCAATGTCCTGGGGTACGCCGCGGGGTCCTACAGCGGCCTCCACCACGTCTTCCCCTTCACCAAAACCAAAGCCTGCAACGTCTACTGCGCCAATCTCAAAAGCTGCTTCTTCCTCTCCATCGCGCTCCTCCTCAGTCTGGCCACCATCGCCCTCACTTACGTGAAGGAGGAACCGGTGGCGTCCGAAAAAAACAGCGCGAGCGTTGTGGAAGAAGATGGGTCCCACGGGGGCATGCCCTGTTTTGGGCAGTTATTCGGTGCGTTTCGGGAACTGAAGCGTCCCATGTGGATCCTTCTCTTGGTGACGTGTCTCAACTGGATTGCGTGGTTCCCCTTCCTTCTCTTCGACACCGACTGGATGGGCCGTGAGGTCTACGGCGGAAGCGTCGGAGAAGGAAAGGCCTACGATAGAGGCGTGCGCGCCGGTTCTTTAGGTCTCATGTTGAACTCTCTCGTCCTCGGAGCCACCTCCTTGGGCGTCGATGTCCTCGCGCGTGGAGTTGGGGGCGTCAAGAGGCTCTGGGGAATCGTCAACTTCTTGCTCGCTATCTGTTTGGCCATGACCGTTTTGGTCACCAAGATGGCCGCGCATTCTCGCCAGTACACTGACCTCCCCGGCGGCATCCACGAGCCCCTGCCTCCTCCCGCCGGCGTAAAAGCCGGCGCGTTGGCCCTCTTTTCCGTCCTCGGAATCCCTCTCGCG ATTACTTACAGCATACCCTTTGCTCTGGCATCAATATTCTCCACCACCTCAGGAGCAGGCCAAG GATTATCTCTGGGAGTCCTCAATCTTGCAATCGTCGTACCACAG ATGGTGGTGTCTGTGATCAGTGGACAATGGGATAAACTATTTGGCGGCGGTAACTTGCCGGCGTTTGTATTGGGTGCGGTGGCGGCTGCGGCCAGTGGCATTCTATCCGTAATCCTGCTGCCATCTCCACCGCCGGATCTGGCGAAAGCTGCAACCGCAGCAGGGGAGGGTTCCATTAATGAGTCGATGATGTTCGTGTTTTTGTCGAAAAAGGAGGACGtacggttttttttttttgtttga